The DNA region CGAAGCGAGATCGAGGAGCTGGCGGACTTCGCGGTGGAATTCGCCCATCGCTGTATCGACGCCGGCGCGGATATCTTCGTCGGCCACGGACCGCAGGAGCCCTTCGGCATCGAGATCTACCGCGGCCGGCCGATCTTCTACAGCCTCGGCTCGACGATTTTTCAGCTGGAAACGCCGCGGTTTCTAGCCGAGGAAGCCTACGCGCGCTACGGGCTGGGTCCGGATTCCGGGCCCGCGGACTTCGCCGACACCCGTTATCGAAACGACACCGTCGGCCATCCGTCGGATCCGGCTTACTGGAGGCAAGTCGCGGCCACCTGCGAGTTCCGGGGAGGAAAGCTTTTGCAGGTCGACCTTCACCCCCTGGACCTCGGATTCGGCAAGCCTCGCTGGCAGAGGGGCCGGCCGGTCCTGGCCGATCCGGAGCTGGGCGAGAAGATCATTGCTCGCGTGGCGCGGCTGTCCCAGAAATTCGGCACGGAGGTTCGCTGGCAGGACGGGCGCGGCGTCATTGTGATCCGGTGAGGCGTCCAGCGCTTCGGCTGGCTCAGGAACGCTTCGTCCCGGGTTCCGCAAGGAGACTTCGACGAAGGCCGGCGCTTGACCACGACGCCGGCGTTGTCCCGGGTTACTTCCGCTTTGTCGGCGCAGCTGCGGAATCCGGGTTCATTCGTGCAGGAAACAAGCAACCGCCACGCCGTCCCCTTTTTCTCTCAATTCCGGCTTCTCTTCCCTGCAGCGGCTCATCACGAAGGGACAACGGGTATGGAAGCGGCATCCCGCTGGCGGATCCACCGGCGAGGGGACGTCGCCCTTGAGCAGCATGCGTTCCTTCTGTCGCGCCAGCTTCGGATTGGGGACGGGAGTGGCCGACAGCAGGGCCCGGGTATAGGGATGCAACGGGTTCGAGAAGACCGCCCGCACCGGTCCCCTCTCGACGATCAACCCGAGGTACATGACGGCAACCTCGTGCGCCAAGGAACGAACCACGGCGAGGTCGTGCGTGATGAAAAGAAAGGAGAGGCCGAGCTGGCGCTGAAGGTTTTTCATGAGCGCCAGGATCTGCGCCTTGACCGACACGTCCAGGGCGGAAACGGCCTCGTCGGCCACGATGAGCCGAGGTTGCACCGTGAGCGCCCTGCCGATCCCAACCCGCTGCCTCTGCCCCCCGCTCAGCTCGTGGGGATAGCGGTCAAGATAGATGGAAGGCGGAGAGAGGCCGACCCGCTCGAGCATTTCGGAGACCTTTTCGTCGAGGTTCCCCGCCGCCAGCCCGTGGTCGCGAAGAGGCTGGCCGAGAATCTCCCGGACTCTTTTCCTCGGGTTCAGGGACGCGAAGGTGTCTTGAAAAATAATTTGCATCTCCCGCCGGACGCCCAGCAGCTCCCGGCCTTCGAGCCCCAGCAGGTTTCGCCCGCGAAAGAAGATGGCTCCGGCAGTGGGCTCGATCAGTCTCAGGACGAGCTTTGCGGTCGTCGACTTTCCACAGCCGCTTTCGCCCACGAGCGCCAGGGTCTGCTTCCAGGGGACCGAGAAATCGATTCCGTCGACCGCCTTCACGAAGCGGTCCGACCTCGAGAAGAAGCCCGCCCGGAGAGGGAAGTGCTTCTTCAAACTCCGGACTTCAAGGATGGGTTCCGTGTCGTCGCTCCTTTTCATACAGCCAGCAACTCACCTGACGGCCCGGCTTTTCCTGGACCGGCGACGGCTCTTTCTCTCTGCACACGGACATGGCCGCCGGACATCGCGGATGAAACCTGCAACCCGCCGGAGGGTCCAAAAGGTTCGGCACGGCCCCTTCGATCGTCTCCAGTTTCTCGCGAAACTCGGCGATGCTCAGCGAAGACCGCAAAAGCCCTTGAGTATAGG from Candidatus Zixiibacteriota bacterium includes:
- a CDS encoding oligopeptide/dipeptide ABC transporter ATP-binding protein, encoding MKAVDGIDFSVPWKQTLALVGESGCGKSTTAKLVLRLIEPTAGAIFFRGRNLLGLEGRELLGVRREMQIIFQDTFASLNPRKRVREILGQPLRDHGLAAGNLDEKVSEMLERVGLSPPSIYLDRYPHELSGGQRQRVGIGRALTVQPRLIVADEAVSALDVSVKAQILALMKNLQRQLGLSFLFITHDLAVVRSLAHEVAVMYLGLIVERGPVRAVFSNPLHPYTRALLSATPVPNPKLARQKERMLLKGDVPSPVDPPAGCRFHTRCPFVMSRCREEKPELREKGDGVAVACFLHE